In bacterium, the DNA window CACGGATTATGTTTTCAGCGGCGAAAAAACCTCCGAATATACTGAAGAAGACGAGCCGCATCCCCTGAGTGTTTACGGGCAAAGCAAGCTGGAGGGAGAGAAAAGAATAATGTCATCAGGCGGAAATAATTTAATTGTCAGGACATCCTGGTTATACGGGCCTTTCGGGAAGAATTTTGTTTCCAGTATTATATCGATTGCAAAGGATAAAAGCGAAATAAGTGTTGTAAACGACCAGATCGGACGGCCGACGTTCACCTATGACCTGCTTGACTGTGTCAAATGGCTGACGGACCGGAGGATAACAGGCGTCGTGCACGCCTGTAATTCCGGAACCTGCTCCTGGTTTGATTTTGCCGGGTCCATCATCAGGATTAAGGGGATAAGCGCAAAAATCAAGGCTATAAAATCAGATGAATTGAAGAGGCCGGCGAAGAGGCCTAAAAATTCTGTCCTGTCCGTGAGTAAACTTGTTTCCCTGGGCTATAAGGAAATAAGGCCGTGGAATGACGCTTTAAAAACATATATTGAAGAATATCTATGAAAATACTGATTGTAACAGGGATTTATCCTCCGGATATAGGCGGCCCGGCCATGTATTGTTACATGCTGAGGGAAAAACTGGGGAAGCTGGGTTGTGATGTCAAAATCATAACTTTCAGCGATACCGTGAACAGGGCGGATAAAAATGTCATTACCATTTCCCGCAACGGAAACTGGCTGCTCAGGCAGATACTGTGTATCATAAAAATAATTTCCCATGGCATAAGGTCGGACGTGATTTATGCCAATGGATTGGAACTGCCTGTTTTTATAGCGTCTTTCTTTTTGTTCAGGAAGAGGCGAATCGCAAAAATTACCAAGGATTTTGCGTGGGAATACGCTCAGAGGCACGCTATAATCCAGGCAAATTTTGATGATTTCCAGTATCTCAAAACGTCAGGCCTGTTGTCTTTTTTGAAAAAAATACAGCTCCTTTCCGCAAAAAAAATGGATTCAGTCGTAGTTCCCAGCGACTATTTGAAAAATATTGTGGAAGAGTGGGGAATCAGCAGGAACAGGATAGTCCATATAAGAAACGCTTATTCTCCCCCTGAATTCAAGGTTGATTCGGATAAAAACCCTTCCGTTGCCGGCTCAATACAATTACTGACCGCCGGCAGGTTTGTCCCTTGGAAAAACATAGATAAAATAATCAATTGTTTTTCCAGTCTGCCGGAGGAATACAGGCTTGCGATAGTCGGTGAGGGACCGCTGAAAGAATATCTCCAGAATGTAATCTCATCCTTAAACCTGTGGGACAGAATAAACCATTTCGGGTATCTGCAGAATGATGATTTATTCAAATTGATGTTAAAATCGGATTGTTTCCTGTTATACAGTTCTTATGAAGGGTTATCTCATGTTTTAATAGAGTCGCAATTTGCCGGACTTCCTTCCGTAGTCACGGATGTGGGCGGAAACAGGGAGATCATCAGCGACGGCAAAAACGGCTTTCTGATAAAAAATATGGATTCATCCGATTTTGCCGAAAAAATTACGCAGATATGCAAAATGCCTACGCTTAAACATGAGATGAAAATGAACTGCATTAAAAAATCGAGGGAATATTCATGGGAATCCCATGTGGCTGAACTTATAAGGCTGTTTAAAAATGAAGATTAAAGGCTATCTAAAAATATTATCCTTAAGTTACAGGAATAAAGGGTTTAAAGGGATTTTTAATCTGGCAAAAGTATTTTCTGACCTTTTTTTCGAACCGGAAACCGTATCTTCCCGCATAACGTCCGCAAAAATAGAAGTAACCACCAGATGCAACCTGAAATGCCGCTTCTGCGACAATACTGTGAGCAGCCGCAGGAAAACCGATATGCAAATACACGAATTTCTGCAAATACTGGAAAAAATGCCGTTTTTATCCAAAATATCGCTTTCAGGCGTGGGTGAGCCGTTTCTCAACCCTAATATATTCCAGTTTATCAGACTGGCGAAAGAGAGGCATATTTTTATCGGGACATTTACGAACGCGACATTATTGTCCGAAGATAAAATCGATAGGCTGATCCGGTCGGATATCGATTGGCTGAATATATCCCTGGACGGCGCGACAAAAGAAACGTATGAAACCATAAGACGCGGGGCCGTATTTGAAAATGTCATATCGAATACCGGGATGTTCCAGGATAAAAATATCCGGAACGGGGAGAAAATCGATGTTGCGGTCTGGATGACTTTAACAAAATCTAATATCGGGGAACTGCCGCGGATGATACCCCTGCTGAAATCCCTGAAAATAAAGAAACTTAATATCCAGTCGCTTCATCCGTGGGGAAAAGATTACTGGAAAAAAGAACTCGGGGATTATCAGGTGGAATATGAAAATAAAGGCGATTTCTTATCTGAGACAGCGGAGAGGGCCGGAAAAGAGGGCATTTTATTGAATTACTCTACCGCCGGGAGCAAATCAAGGAAAAGAAGGACATGCAATTGGCCGTGGAGGTCCTGCAACATCACTGTTGACGGATTTATCACCCCCTGCTGTATGAACGGCAGCGACCCGGAGATAATCAATTTCGGGAATATCTATAGGCAGTCATTTGAGGAAATATGGAATTCGCGGGATTACCGGTTTTTCAGGAAACAGCTGAAAAGCAGTTCCATGCCGGATATTTGCAGAGGATGTCCAGGTTATTTCTATGTTGGATTCTAGAAAAACATATGCGTTAATTTTTTCAGCGGCGTTAATATTTTTTATTTTGTCATCCCGTTCCGCGGCAGATTTAAATTTCCCTCCTTTGAATCCGCTTAGAATAATTTCAGGATTTTTAACCTGTTTTTTCAGCGCCGGGTTTCTCGTATCGGTTATATTGTTTAAAAAATACGGGAAATCATCGGAAGCCCTTTTTATAATCATTGCCGGTATATTTCTGAGCCTTTTACTCTCATATCCCGCGGCGATAACAAATATCCTGCTTGAAGGGCAAAAACATTATTACCAGTACCGCCTGCACAGGATTTCGGGCCTGTATCTCCTGCTTATAAGCGTATTGACTTTTATCAACGTCAGATACAGGAAAAAAATCAGACTGGAAAAGTATCCGGATAGCGCAAAGCTCATCCTTATTTTGACGGGCATTATCCTGCTTTTAAGCGGTTTTATGGTATTTTACGGTATTAACGCGCATGACCTGTGCGGAGACGAGATCAATATAGGCATGAGGTCGTACGACCTGGTAGACGGGAATGTCGCAAGAAGGCAGGCCTTTTTTTTATCGACGGTAAGCCATTCTCCCTTGATAAACACAGCCGGTTTTATTTCGATGCAGATACTTCAGCCGTTCGGGTTTTATGAACTCGAAGACTGGATGTTCCGCTTTTTGCCCGCGCTGGTTTCTGTAATGGCGGCCGTCTGTCTTTTTTTCATATTATACCGCGAATGCGGGATATTCCCTGCTTTTGCCGCGGCCCTGCTGCTGTCAGTTTCGAATTATCATGTCTGGATGGGACGGATATTCCTGAGGGAAGGGCTGATGACTTTTATGCTGTCCTTCGGTGTATTGTCGGCTTTCAGGATTAAAGACAATGATTTATACCTGTTTTTCTGCGCGCTGGCGCTGGGCGCGGCTTTCCTGGTAAAGTTCACGGCTCTTTTTTTCGCCGTTCCGTTTTTCATATATGTGTACTTGCGGAAAAAAGAAGCTCTCATCAATTTTATTTTAATCTTTTTTGCGGTTTGTCTTCCCGTGATACTCTTTAATGCCGCTGCTTATATCACGACGGGTTATATGGACCAGCCGTTCGGAAAATTGTTTAATATGTTCGGAGGCGATGCAAAAGGCACGATGATTACCCATGATAATATGTATGCCCATCTGGTCAGTCCGTTCGACGGAATCAAACATTGTTTGACGATATTGCTTGATCAATCGGGGATAGCGCTGTTTCTGCTGATATTGATATCGGTTTTTTTCAGCGCGCTTAAGTGCTTCAAAGAAAAAAACAGGGATATCCTGTTTCTCTTATTGATAATATCCGTTTCAATGTCATTATTCGCGGTGAATGGGGTAAGAGCCTATTACTTATACCCTGTATTTTTTTTCATGATTATGGCGGCCGGATTCCTTATAAAACACATACTAAATAAACAGTTGAAATATCTATACCTTTTCTTTATCGGTTTTATCATGCTAAACTCTGTTTTTATCGTAGTGAATACCCATTACAGGGAATTTATCAGTTATAAGCCCGTATACAGGCTTGATTTCGCGACCGGAGATGAATGGCCCGGCATTAATCTTCGTAACCCCGTTTCGTATACGACGCTTTTATGGGTTAAGTCGGGCAACATGAAAATTATCAGGGAATATATGCGGAAGAATATAAGCAATGATGATTTAGTGGTGGTTGATGATAATATTTATGTATTAGACTATTGCTGGTATATCAAGGAAAAAGCGCTGATGCTTGATGATAAAGGCTATCTGGGTTACAGAAAAGACTGTCATACCGATAAAATATACGGTCAGCCGGCAATTATCTGGCAATCGAAGTATTCTTTTTATAAAAACAGAAAATTCGATAATGTATACTTTATTACCGGGCAAGCCGCCGACTTGCCGAATTATGAAAAGGTCCTTGAATTATCCGGAAGATACCGTTCTCCGGAGTACTTTATCTACAGGATAAATAATATATAAACAGGTTTGTTATGGATGCTGGGGAAATCAAAGTTTTAATGATAAGTCTGGACGAACGGCTTCTCGGCGGCAAAACGGGAGGCGATGCTTATGAAAGGCATGCGGATTTTTCAGGAAAAATCAAGGGCGCTGATATTGTCGTGCTTGGAAAAAACAGGCATGATTCATTAAAACAGGGCAACATGACCGTAAAGGGAACAGG includes these proteins:
- a CDS encoding glycosyltransferase family 39 protein, with the translated sequence MNPLRIISGFLTCFFSAGFLVSVILFKKYGKSSEALFIIIAGIFLSLLLSYPAAITNILLEGQKHYYQYRLHRISGLYLLLISVLTFINVRYRKKIRLEKYPDSAKLILILTGIILLLSGFMVFYGINAHDLCGDEINIGMRSYDLVDGNVARRQAFFLSTVSHSPLINTAGFISMQILQPFGFYELEDWMFRFLPALVSVMAAVCLFFILYRECGIFPAFAAALLLSVSNYHVWMGRIFLREGLMTFMLSFGVLSAFRIKDNDLYLFFCALALGAAFLVKFTALFFAVPFFIYVYLRKKEALINFILIFFAVCLPVILFNAAAYITTGYMDQPFGKLFNMFGGDAKGTMITHDNMYAHLVSPFDGIKHCLTILLDQSGIALFLLILISVFFSALKCFKEKNRDILFLLLIISVSMSLFAVNGVRAYYLYPVFFFMIMAAGFLIKHILNKQLKYLYLFFIGFIMLNSVFIVVNTHYREFISYKPVYRLDFATGDEWPGINLRNPVSYTTLLWVKSGNMKIIREYMRKNISNDDLVVVDDNIYVLDYCWYIKEKALMLDDKGYLGYRKDCHTDKIYGQPAIIWQSKYSFYKNRKFDNVYFITGQAADLPNYEKVLELSGRYRSPEYFIYRINNI
- a CDS encoding radical SAM protein codes for the protein MKIKGYLKILSLSYRNKGFKGIFNLAKVFSDLFFEPETVSSRITSAKIEVTTRCNLKCRFCDNTVSSRRKTDMQIHEFLQILEKMPFLSKISLSGVGEPFLNPNIFQFIRLAKERHIFIGTFTNATLLSEDKIDRLIRSDIDWLNISLDGATKETYETIRRGAVFENVISNTGMFQDKNIRNGEKIDVAVWMTLTKSNIGELPRMIPLLKSLKIKKLNIQSLHPWGKDYWKKELGDYQVEYENKGDFLSETAERAGKEGILLNYSTAGSKSRKRRTCNWPWRSCNITVDGFITPCCMNGSDPEIINFGNIYRQSFEEIWNSRDYRFFRKQLKSSSMPDICRGCPGYFYVGF
- a CDS encoding glycosyltransferase family 4 protein, which codes for MKILIVTGIYPPDIGGPAMYCYMLREKLGKLGCDVKIITFSDTVNRADKNVITISRNGNWLLRQILCIIKIISHGIRSDVIYANGLELPVFIASFFLFRKRRIAKITKDFAWEYAQRHAIIQANFDDFQYLKTSGLLSFLKKIQLLSAKKMDSVVVPSDYLKNIVEEWGISRNRIVHIRNAYSPPEFKVDSDKNPSVAGSIQLLTAGRFVPWKNIDKIINCFSSLPEEYRLAIVGEGPLKEYLQNVISSLNLWDRINHFGYLQNDDLFKLMLKSDCFLLYSSYEGLSHVLIESQFAGLPSVVTDVGGNREIISDGKNGFLIKNMDSSDFAEKITQICKMPTLKHEMKMNCIKKSREYSWESHVAELIRLFKNED